In Triticum aestivum cultivar Chinese Spring chromosome 5B, IWGSC CS RefSeq v2.1, whole genome shotgun sequence, the following proteins share a genomic window:
- the LOC123114135 gene encoding shaggy-related protein kinase alpha isoform X2 → MTSFGVAPASGLRDAGGSSEVDKLPDEISNMRISDEKEVEATIINGNGTEAGHIIVTTIGGRDGQRKQTISYMAERVIGQGSFGVVFQAKCLETSETVAIKKVLQDKRYKNRELQMMRLLDHPNVVSLKHCFFSTTEKDELFLNLVLEYVPETVHRVIRHYNKMNQRMPLIYVKLYTYQICRALAYIHRTVGVCHRDIKPQNLLVNPHTHQLKICDFGSAKVLVKGEPNISYICSRYYRAPELIFGATEYTTAIDIWSAGCVLAELLTGQPLFPGESGVDQLVEIIKILGTPTREEIKCMNPNYTEFKFPQIKAHPWHKVFHKRMPPEAVDLVSRLLQYSPHLRSSALDALIHPFFDELRDPNTRLPNGRFLPPLVNFKPHELKGLPMEIAAKLVPEHARSQCPFLGL, encoded by the exons ATGACCTCATTTGGTGTCGCACCGGCATCTGGGCTGAGAGATGCTGGTGGTAGTAGTGAAGTGGATAAATTGCCAGATGAAATTAGTAATATGAGAATAAGTGACGAAAAG GAAGTAGAGGCAACAATCATCAATGGGAATGGAACAGAAGCTGGTCATATTATAGTCACAACTATCGGAGGCAGAGATGGCCAAAGGAAGCAG ACAATAAGTTACATGGCTGAACGTGTCATTGGTCAAGGATCATTTGGTGTTGTGTTCCAG GCAAAATGTTTGGAGACAAGTGAGACAGTAGCTATCAAGAAGGTCCTTCAGGATAAGAGATACAAGAACCGTGAGTTGCAAATGATGCGTCTACTTGACCATCCAAATGTCGTATCTCTGAAACACTGCTTCTTCTCAACCACTGAAAAGGATGAACTCTTTCTGAATCTTGTGCTTGAGTATGTTCCTGAGACAGTCCACCGTGTCATCAGACACTACAACAAGATGAACCAACGCATGCCACTGATATATGTGAAGCTATATACTTATCAG ATTTGTAGGGCACTGGCTTATATACATCGCACCGTTGGTGTTTGCCACAGGGACATAAAACCACAGAATCTTCTG GTTAACCCACACACTCATCAGCTGAAAATCTGTGATTTTGGAAGTGCAAAAGTTCTG GTGAAAGGCGAACCCAATATATCATACATCTGCTCTAGGTACTATAGGGCACCAGAGCTTATTTTTGGTGCTACTGAGTACACAACAGCAATCGACATCTGGTCTGCTGGATGTGTTCTTGCTGAACTTCTGACAGGACAG CCTCTGTTTCCCGGTGAAAGTGGAGTTGATCAACTTGTTGAAATTATCAAG ATTCTGGGCACACCTACAAGGGAAGAAATAAAATGTATGAACCCGAACTACACAGAGTTCAAGTTTCCCCAAATCAAGGCCCATCCATGGCATAAG GTGTTCCACAAGCGAATGCCACCTGAAGCAGTGGACCTGGTTTCCAGGCTTCTTCAGTACTCACCGCACCTTCGGTCCTCAGCT CTGGACGCTCTGATCCATCCGTTCTTCGACGAGCTCCGGGACCCAAACACCCGCCTCCCCAACGGCCGGTTCCTACCTCCCCTCGTCAACTTCAAGCCTCACG AGCTGAAGGGGCTTCCGATGGAGATCGCGGCGAAGCTGGTCCCGGAGCACGCGAGGAGCCAATGCCCCTTCCTAGGGCTGTAG
- the LOC123114135 gene encoding shaggy-related protein kinase alpha isoform X1 — translation MTSFGVAPASGLRDAGGSSEVDKLPDEISNMRISDEKEVEATIINGNGTEAGHIIVTTIGGRDGQRKQTISYMAERVIGQGSFGVVFQAKCLETSETVAIKKVLQDKRYKNRELQMMRLLDHPNVVSLKHCFFSTTEKDELFLNLVLEYVPETVHRVIRHYNKMNQRMPLIYVKLYTYQICRALAYIHRTVGVCHRDIKPQNLLVNPHTHQLKICDFGSAKVLVKGEPNISYICSRYYRAPELIFGATEYTTAIDIWSAGCVLAELLTGQPLFPGESGVDQLVEIIKILGTPTREEIKCMNPNYTEFKFPQIKAHPWHKVFHKRMPPEAVDLVSRLLQYSPHLRSSALDALIHPFFDELRDPNTRLPNGRFLPPLVNFKPHAELKGLPMEIAAKLVPEHARSQCPFLGL, via the exons ATGACCTCATTTGGTGTCGCACCGGCATCTGGGCTGAGAGATGCTGGTGGTAGTAGTGAAGTGGATAAATTGCCAGATGAAATTAGTAATATGAGAATAAGTGACGAAAAG GAAGTAGAGGCAACAATCATCAATGGGAATGGAACAGAAGCTGGTCATATTATAGTCACAACTATCGGAGGCAGAGATGGCCAAAGGAAGCAG ACAATAAGTTACATGGCTGAACGTGTCATTGGTCAAGGATCATTTGGTGTTGTGTTCCAG GCAAAATGTTTGGAGACAAGTGAGACAGTAGCTATCAAGAAGGTCCTTCAGGATAAGAGATACAAGAACCGTGAGTTGCAAATGATGCGTCTACTTGACCATCCAAATGTCGTATCTCTGAAACACTGCTTCTTCTCAACCACTGAAAAGGATGAACTCTTTCTGAATCTTGTGCTTGAGTATGTTCCTGAGACAGTCCACCGTGTCATCAGACACTACAACAAGATGAACCAACGCATGCCACTGATATATGTGAAGCTATATACTTATCAG ATTTGTAGGGCACTGGCTTATATACATCGCACCGTTGGTGTTTGCCACAGGGACATAAAACCACAGAATCTTCTG GTTAACCCACACACTCATCAGCTGAAAATCTGTGATTTTGGAAGTGCAAAAGTTCTG GTGAAAGGCGAACCCAATATATCATACATCTGCTCTAGGTACTATAGGGCACCAGAGCTTATTTTTGGTGCTACTGAGTACACAACAGCAATCGACATCTGGTCTGCTGGATGTGTTCTTGCTGAACTTCTGACAGGACAG CCTCTGTTTCCCGGTGAAAGTGGAGTTGATCAACTTGTTGAAATTATCAAG ATTCTGGGCACACCTACAAGGGAAGAAATAAAATGTATGAACCCGAACTACACAGAGTTCAAGTTTCCCCAAATCAAGGCCCATCCATGGCATAAG GTGTTCCACAAGCGAATGCCACCTGAAGCAGTGGACCTGGTTTCCAGGCTTCTTCAGTACTCACCGCACCTTCGGTCCTCAGCT CTGGACGCTCTGATCCATCCGTTCTTCGACGAGCTCCGGGACCCAAACACCCGCCTCCCCAACGGCCGGTTCCTACCTCCCCTCGTCAACTTCAAGCCTCACG CAGAGCTGAAGGGGCTTCCGATGGAGATCGCGGCGAAGCTGGTCCCGGAGCACGCGAGGAGCCAATGCCCCTTCCTAGGGCTGTAG